Proteins encoded together in one Xenopus laevis strain J_2021 chromosome 6L, Xenopus_laevis_v10.1, whole genome shotgun sequence window:
- the cibar1.L gene encoding protein FAM92A-B, whose protein sequence is MSQTPEARTRDNQTRQIQESVNNVEKHFGELCQIFAGYVRKTARLRDKADLLVREVNTYADTETPTLKHGLKNFADEFAKLQDYRQAEVERLESRVVEPLKSYGGIIKLKREDLKVTLSARNREAKQMAQLEKTRQRNPSDRQIISQAETELQRATMDAARISQQLEETIDNFEKQKIKDIKKLFAEFVTIEMVFHGKALEVLTAAYQHIQDIDEEEDLEVFRNSLHPPDFQSRLDIVRANSRSGSTSRAPSVISQPPGNRQKNRMEDDEDGEDDNDENSTEDEN, encoded by the exons ATGAGCCAGACCCCGGAAGCCAGGACTAG AGACAATCAGACCAGACAGATACAAGAAAGTGTTAACAATGTGGAAAAACATTTTGGAGAGCTGTGCCAAATCTTTGCCGGTTATGTCCGTAAAACTGCTAGGCTTCGAGACAAAGCTGACCTACTTGTGAGAGAAGTCAATACATATGCAGACACCGAAACACCAACATTAAAACATGGATTGAAAAACTTTGCTGATGAATTTGCCAAACTGCAGGATTACCGTCAAGCTGAG gttgAGAGGCTTGAATCGAGAGTAGTGGAACCTCTGAAAAGCTACGGTGGCATAATCAAGCTTAAAAGG GAGGACCTCAAAGTGACCTTGAGTGCTAGGAACCGAGAAGCAAAACAAATGGCTCAGCTTGAAAAAACTCGCCAGAGAAATCCATCAGATCGACAAATTATA TCACAG gcTGAAACAGAACTGCAAAGGGCAACAATGGATGCAGCAAGAATTAGCCAGCAGCTCGAAGAAACAATCGACAATTTTGAGAAGCAAAAAATTAAAGATATAAAG AAACTATTTGCAGAGTTTGTAACTATCGAAATGGTGTTCCATGGAAAAGCTCTGGAGGTGTTAACAGCTGCATATCAGCATATTCAAGACATTGATGAGGAAGAAGATCTCGAG GTTTTCCGTAACTCACTCCATCCTCCAGATTTTCAGTCTCGGTTAGATATAGTTCGTGCCAACTCCAGAAGTGGCTCAACAAGCAGAGCACCCTCTGTCATATCA CAACCTCCAGGAAACCGACAAAAAAACAGAATGGAAGATGATGAGGATGGAGAAGATGACAATGATGAGAATTCAACAGAAGATGAGAATTAG
- the cibar1.L gene encoding protein FAM92A-B isoform X2: MSQTPEARTRDNQTRQIQESVNNVEKHFGELCQIFAGYVRKTARLRDKADLLVREVNTYADTETPTLKHGLKNFADEFAKLQDYRQAEEDLKVTLSARNREAKQMAQLEKTRQRNPSDRQIISQAETELQRATMDAARISQQLEETIDNFEKQKIKDIKKLFAEFVTIEMVFHGKALEVLTAAYQHIQDIDEEEDLEVFRNSLHPPDFQSRLDIVRANSRSGSTSRAPSVISQPPGNRQKNRMEDDEDGEDDNDENSTEDEN; this comes from the exons ATGAGCCAGACCCCGGAAGCCAGGACTAG AGACAATCAGACCAGACAGATACAAGAAAGTGTTAACAATGTGGAAAAACATTTTGGAGAGCTGTGCCAAATCTTTGCCGGTTATGTCCGTAAAACTGCTAGGCTTCGAGACAAAGCTGACCTACTTGTGAGAGAAGTCAATACATATGCAGACACCGAAACACCAACATTAAAACATGGATTGAAAAACTTTGCTGATGAATTTGCCAAACTGCAGGATTACCGTCAAGCTGAG GAGGACCTCAAAGTGACCTTGAGTGCTAGGAACCGAGAAGCAAAACAAATGGCTCAGCTTGAAAAAACTCGCCAGAGAAATCCATCAGATCGACAAATTATA TCACAG gcTGAAACAGAACTGCAAAGGGCAACAATGGATGCAGCAAGAATTAGCCAGCAGCTCGAAGAAACAATCGACAATTTTGAGAAGCAAAAAATTAAAGATATAAAG AAACTATTTGCAGAGTTTGTAACTATCGAAATGGTGTTCCATGGAAAAGCTCTGGAGGTGTTAACAGCTGCATATCAGCATATTCAAGACATTGATGAGGAAGAAGATCTCGAG GTTTTCCGTAACTCACTCCATCCTCCAGATTTTCAGTCTCGGTTAGATATAGTTCGTGCCAACTCCAGAAGTGGCTCAACAAGCAGAGCACCCTCTGTCATATCA CAACCTCCAGGAAACCGACAAAAAAACAGAATGGAAGATGATGAGGATGGAGAAGATGACAATGATGAGAATTCAACAGAAGATGAGAATTAG
- the cibar1.L gene encoding protein FAM92A-B isoform X3, whose amino-acid sequence MSQTPEARTRDNQTRQIQESVNNVEKHFGELCQIFAGYVRKTARLRDKADLLVREVNTYADTETPTLKHGLKNFADEFAKLQDYRQAEVERLESRVVEPLKSYGGIIKLKREDLKVTLSARNREAKQMAQLEKTRQRNPSDRQIISQAETELQRATMDAARISQQLEETIDNFEKQKIKDIKVFRNSLHPPDFQSRLDIVRANSRSGSTSRAPSVISQPPGNRQKNRMEDDEDGEDDNDENSTEDEN is encoded by the exons ATGAGCCAGACCCCGGAAGCCAGGACTAG AGACAATCAGACCAGACAGATACAAGAAAGTGTTAACAATGTGGAAAAACATTTTGGAGAGCTGTGCCAAATCTTTGCCGGTTATGTCCGTAAAACTGCTAGGCTTCGAGACAAAGCTGACCTACTTGTGAGAGAAGTCAATACATATGCAGACACCGAAACACCAACATTAAAACATGGATTGAAAAACTTTGCTGATGAATTTGCCAAACTGCAGGATTACCGTCAAGCTGAG gttgAGAGGCTTGAATCGAGAGTAGTGGAACCTCTGAAAAGCTACGGTGGCATAATCAAGCTTAAAAGG GAGGACCTCAAAGTGACCTTGAGTGCTAGGAACCGAGAAGCAAAACAAATGGCTCAGCTTGAAAAAACTCGCCAGAGAAATCCATCAGATCGACAAATTATA TCACAG gcTGAAACAGAACTGCAAAGGGCAACAATGGATGCAGCAAGAATTAGCCAGCAGCTCGAAGAAACAATCGACAATTTTGAGAAGCAAAAAATTAAAGATATAAAG GTTTTCCGTAACTCACTCCATCCTCCAGATTTTCAGTCTCGGTTAGATATAGTTCGTGCCAACTCCAGAAGTGGCTCAACAAGCAGAGCACCCTCTGTCATATCA CAACCTCCAGGAAACCGACAAAAAAACAGAATGGAAGATGATGAGGATGGAGAAGATGACAATGATGAGAATTCAACAGAAGATGAGAATTAG